In a single window of the Prinia subflava isolate CZ2003 ecotype Zambia chromosome 3, Cam_Psub_1.2, whole genome shotgun sequence genome:
- the CNGA4 gene encoding cyclic nucleotide-gated cation channel alpha-4, whose product MQTLGSLLSRRWAWLQRRSTSGATGTAGAGAGTGHGPGRSATRWNWTLDPAGDWHYRWISLMVLPILYSWVILILRCCFPEVQEAHTGLWQALDGLCDALYLLDITVRCHTGFLEDGILVQDVSRTRRRYLGSWTFPWDVMAVLPTELLCLLPGVPRVPGVPAARANRCLRVPRLFEAFDRCETRTAWPNVFRMAKLMLYLLLGIHWHGCLYFALSAHLGLGDDPWVCPSSTRPLRRYLHSFYFSTLVLAMVGDTPAPQREEEFLFLTAGFLLAVLGFATITGSISAVIVNLGTAASAFYPSVGPVRRYLRARGVGGRLRGRVERWHQHLRAQRKLPAEQEVLRLLPPGLRAEVAAGVHLAALRRVRLFRGWERGLLRQLVLRLRPQVFGPGEFVCRRGDVGREMYFIREGRLAVVAEDGVTQLAVLGEGLYFGEISLINIKGNMAGNRRTANILSIGYSDLFCLGKEDLAEVLAEFPSARAAMEAKGRELLLRMGQLNTAAEAAALAAEAEAERWLQGLEVALEGLQTQAARLLAQLEAGALRMALRIQRLEGRLQLQQQRWEQAVGTDGAAGMASPAGTRGPTGGQGPPRVRCSSEAQGGRAYGPLKEQGPSKVQGAPRTQGPAQEPGSAGGRGPTGVQGPSKAQGPHRAQGPSNVQGPPTARDTPTVQGPLRAQGDTGARGPSGMYGPTGPQAPLKAHGTPMVQGSLRTQGPPGAQRQIGARGPSGMHGPSRAEARPRAQGPSGSQSSRGAQGVGVPRGVGAPRD is encoded by the exons ATGCAGACCCTCGGCTCCCTCCTGTCCCGCCGCTGGGCCTGGCTCCAGCGCCGCAGCACTTCTGGAGCCACGGGCACAGCCGGAGCTGGCGCCGGCACCGGACACGGCCCGGG ccGCAGTGCCACCCGCTGGAACTGGACCCTGGACCCCGCCGGGGACTGGCACTACAGATGGATCAGCCTCATGGTGCTGCCCATCCTTTACAGCTGGGTCATCCTCATCCTCAG GTGCTGCTTCCCCGAGGTGCAGGAGGCACACACGGGGCTGTGGCAGGCCCTGGACGGGCTCTGCGACGCCCTGTACCTGCTGGACATCACCGTGCGCTGCCACACGG GCTTCCTGGAGGACGGGATCCTGGTGCAGGATGTCAGTCGGACGCGGCGGCGCTACCTGGGCTCCTGGACCTTCCCCTGGGACGTGATGGCTGTGCTGCCCACcgagctgctctgcctgctcccagggGTGCCGAGGGTCCCCGGGGTGCCAGCGGCACGCGCCAACCGCTGCCTACGGGTGCCACGGCTCTTCGAGGCCTTCGACCGCTGCGAGACACGCACGGCATGGCCCAACGTGTTCCGCATGGCCAAGCTGatgctgtacctgctgctggGCATCCACTGGCACGGCTGCCTCTACTTCGCACTGTCggcacacctggggctgggCGACGACCCCTGGGTCTGCCCCAGCTCCACCCGGCCGCTGCGCCGCTACCTGCACAGCTTCTACTTCTCCACGCTGGTTCTGGCCATGGTGGGTGACACACCGGCACCGCAGCGCGAGGAGGAGTTCCTCTTCCTCACCGCCGGCTTCCTCCTGGCCGTGCTGGGCTTCGCCACCATCACGGGCAGCATCAGCGCCGTCATCGTCAACCTCGGCACGGCCGCCTCTGCCTTCTACCCCTCCGTGGGGCCGGTGCGGCGGTACCTGCGGGCGCGGGGCGTGGGCGGGCGGCTGCGGGGGCGCGTGGAACGCTGGCACCAGCACCTGCGGGCGCAGCGCAAGCTGCCggcagagcaggaggtgctgcgGCTCCTGCCGCCGGGGCTGCGCGCCGAGGTGGCGGCGGGCGTGCACCTGGCGGCCCTGCGGCGCGTCAGGCTGTTCCGCGGCTGGGAGCGCGGCCTGCTGCGGCAGCTGGTGCTGCGCCTGCGGCCGCAGGTCTTCGGCCCCGGCGAGTTCGTGTGCCGGCGGGGGGACGTGGGCCGCGAGATGTACTTCATCCGCGAGGGCCGTCTGGCCGTGGTGGCCGAGGACGGCGTCACGCAGCTGGCCGTGCTGGGCGAGGGGCTCTACTTCGGGGAGATCAGCCTCATCAACATCAAGG gcAACATGGCAGGGAACCGGCGCACGGCCAACATCCTGAGCATCGGGTACTCAGACCTCTTCTGCCTGGGCAAGGAGGACCTGGCGGAGGTGCTGGCCGAGTTCCCCAGTGCCCGTGCTGCCATGGAGGCCAAGGgccgggagctgctgctgcgcATGGGCCAGCTCAACACGGCAGCTGAGGCGGCGGCGTTGGCGGCCGAGGCCGAGGCGGAGCggtggctgcaggggctggaggtggccctggaggggctccagaCACAGGCAGCCcggctgctggcacagctggaggccGGCGCCCTGCGCATGGCCCTGCGCATCCAGCGCCTCGAGGGgcggctgcagctccagcagcagcggTGGGAGCAAGCCGTGGGGACGGATGGGGCAGCAGGAATGGCCTCACCTGCCGGGACACGGGGTCCCACGGGGGGACAGGGCCCCCCCAGAGTGCGGTGTTCATCCGAGGCACAGGGTGGCAGGGCATATGGTCCCCTCAAGGAACAGGGTCCCTCCAAGGTGCAGGGTGCCCCCAGGACACAGGGTCCTGCCCAGGAACCAGGTTCTGCAGGAGGACGGGGTCCCACTGGGgtgcagggcccctctaaggCACAGGGCCCTCACAGAGCACAAGGTCCCAGCAATGTGCAAGGTCCTCCCACAGCACGCGATACCCCCACGGTGCAGGGTCCCCTCAGggcacagggtgacactggggcACGAGGTCCCAGTGGCATGTATGGTCCCACGGGGCCACAGGCTCCCCTCAAGGCACATGGGACCCCCATGGTACAGGGTTCCCTCAGGACACAGGGGCCGCCCGGGGCACAGAGGCAGATTGGGGCACGAGGTCCCAGTGGCATGCAtggtcccagcagggcagaggctcGCCCCAGGGCACAGGGTCCCTCCGGGTCACagagctccagaggggctcagggTGTCGGGGTCCCTCGAGGGGTGGGGGCGCCGCGGGACTAG
- the CCKBR gene encoding gastrin/cholecystokinin type B receptor, giving the protein MDPRPLNESLQEMLCRSGNGTGNGPGTGNGTNGSLCDLLRRGLRGPPAPRELDVAVRVVLYVLIFVLSVGGNALVVAVLALNRRLRTVTNCFLLSLALSDLLLALCCMPFTLLPGLMGAFIFGDFVCKLVAYLMGVSVAVSTFSLVAIAIERYSAICNPLQSRAWQTRSHACRVIAGTWALAALLMLPYAVYSTTRPAAPRPPPAQCTHHWPSERVRQGWYVLLLLVLFFIPGVVMMVAYGLISRELYRGIRFELDVKREVAAQRGTGGDPVPTCDEGDGCYLQLSRPSAALELRALGAAAQQDRARINSSGAQLAAKRRVIRMLVVIVAMFFLCWLPIFAANTWRAFAPRAAQRALSGTPIAFIHLLSYTSACANPLIYCFMNRRFRKAFGATCAGWGCRRSCPRRPPEDEPPMASTSLSKFSYTTVSSLGPP; this is encoded by the exons ATGGACCCCCGGCCCCTCAACGAATCGCTGCAGGAGATGCTCTGCCGCTCCGGGAACGGAACCGGCAACGGACCCGGCACCGGCAACGGGACCAACGGCTCGCTCTGCGACCTCCTCCGCAGGGGCCTCCGCGGGCCCCCGGCGCCCAGAG agctGGACGTGGCAGTGCGCGTGGTGCTGTACGTGCTGATCTTCGTGCTGAGCGTCGGGGGCAATGCgctggtggtggctgtgctggccctgaACCGGCGACTGCGCACCGTCACCAACTgcttcctgctgtccctggctcTGAGTGACCTGCTCCTGGCACTGTGCTGCATGCCCTTCACCCTGCTGCCCGGCCTCATGGGCGCCTTCATCTTCGGCGACTTCGTCTGCAAGCTTGTCGCCTACCTCATGG GGGTCTCGGTGGCCGTGTCCACCTTCAGCCTGGTGGCCATCGCCATCGAGCGCTACAGTGCCATCTGCAACCCGCTGCAGTCGCGCGCCTGGCAGACGCGGTCCCACGCGTGCCGCGTCATCGCGGGCACCTGGGCCCTGGCGGCGCTGCTGATGCTGCCCTACGCCGTGTACAGCACCacgcgccccgccgccccccgcccgccccccgcgcAGTGCACACACCACTGGCCCAGCGAGCGCGTCCGGCAGGGCTG GTACGTCCTGCTGCTCCTCGTGCTCTTCTTCATCCCAGGCGTGGTGATGATGGTGGCGTATGGGCTCATCTCCCGCGAGCTCTACCGCGGCATCCGCTTCGAGCTGGACGTCAAGAGGGAGGTGGCAG CCCAGCGTGGCACTGGGGGGGACCCAGTGCCCACCTGCGATGAAGGTGATGGGTGCTACCTGCAGCTGTCACGTCCCAGTGCAGCGTTGGAGCTGCGGGCACTGGGGGCGGCCGCGCAGCAGGACCGGGCACGCATCAACAGCTCGGGGGCCCAGCTGGCGGCCAAGCGGCGCGTGATCCGCATGCTGGTGGTCATCGTGGCCATGTTCTTCCTCTGCTGGCTGCCCATCTTCGCCGCCAACACCTGGCGTGCCTTTGCTCCACGGGCAGCCCAGCGGGCGCTCTCGGGCACCCCCATCGCCTTCATCCACCTGCTCTCCTACACCTCGGCCTGCGCCAACCCCCTCATCTACTGCTTCATGAACCGCCGCTTCCGCAAGGCCTTTGGGGCCACCTGCGCGGGCTGGGGGTGCCGCCGCAGCTGCCCCCGCCGCCCACCTGAGGACGAGCCCCCCATGGCCAGCACCTCGCTCTCCAAGTTCAGCTACACCACCGTCAGCAGCCTGGgacccccctga